A genomic segment from Schistocerca piceifrons isolate TAMUIC-IGC-003096 chromosome 4, iqSchPice1.1, whole genome shotgun sequence encodes:
- the LOC124795710 gene encoding piggyBac transposable element-derived protein 4-like → MPGLTPEEVFRILYALPEDGEDSDISTDSNDYSESQNTSLILRNSDNVIVSNEDNCFNLTIDTSEIGNMSPCQASVSDSTPETPAATFSSSEKMWNENISYFENRPLKLEESAENIANFSKSDKEIKYFESTFTEELLLHICNQTNLYARQERCIVKSGKKTTKVSSNWQDITVPELKAFLGMLILMGVHQFPQLGNYWSSDPILGVTAISSVMTKLRYKKIVENLHCNDNSTYVKKGKPGYDKLHKIRPVIRAISNKLCKVYKPSSVLAVDECMVAFKGRSTLKQYMPMKPVKRGYKVWCLADASTGFIINFDIYTGKRDTNDTSEFILGEEVVLTLTKAMDGSKRLIAFDNYFTTLRIMEELQSHGLYGIGTVHPNRKDLPYMLKKNSKLSRGEFEFAVRSCVAAVKWQVSKPVCILSNYHNPKHVTTILRRNKDGSRS, encoded by the coding sequence atgCCTGGACTGACACCAGAAGAGGTTTTCAGAATTTTGTATGCTTTACCAGAAGATGGAGAAGATTCAGATATCAGTACTGACTCTAATGATTATTCTGAATCACAAAATACTTCTCTGATTCTCAGAAATAGTGATAACGTTATTGTTTCAAATGAAGACAACTGTTTCAATCTGACAATAGACACTAGTGAAATTGGGAACATGTCTCCTTGTCAAGCAAGTGTATCCGATTCAACCCCAGAAACACCTGCTGCAACATTTTCTTCTAgtgaaaaaatgtggaatgagaATATTTCCTATTTTGAAAATCGTCCACTGAAATTAGAAGAAAGcgcagaaaatattgcaaatttctCAAAGtcagataaagaaataaaatatttcgagTCTACATTTACAGAAGAGCTGTTGCTTCATATTTGCAATCAGACCAACTTATATGCAAGGCAGGAAAGGTGTATTGTGAAGTCAGGGAAGAAAACAACCAAAGTATCTTCCAACTGGCAGGACATTACTGTTCCTGAGCTAAAAGCTTTTTTGGGAATGCTTATTTTGATGGGTGTCCATCAGTTTCCACAACTCGGAAATTATTGGAGCAGTGATCCTATTCTTGGAGTAACTGCTATCTCGTCGGTCATGACAAAGCTTCGATACAAAAAAATTGTTGAGAACCTGCATTGCAATGACAACAGCACGTATGTCAAAAAAGGGAAGCCAGGTTATGACAAGTTACACAAAATTCGACCTGTCATCAGAGCAATATCAAATAAGCTTTGTAAAGTCTACAAACCATCTTCTGTTTTAGCAGTTGACGAATGTATGGTGGCCTTCAAAGGACGGTCAACACTCAAACAATATATGCCAATGAAACCAGTGAAGCGTGGATATAAAGTGTGGTGCTTAGCTGATGCTAGTACTGGGTTCATCATAAATTTCGACATCTACACTGGAAAAAGAGATACAAATGATACATCCGAATTTATTTTGGGTGAAGAAGTTGTGCTTACTCTAACAAAGGCAATGGATGGCAGCAAAAGGCTCATAGCTTTTGACAATTATTTTACAACACTACGAATAATGGAAGAGTTACAGTCTCATGGACTTTATGGCATCGgaactgttcatccaaacaggaaGGATTTGCCTTATATGCTGAAAAAAAATTCCAAGCTTAGCAGGGGAGAATTCGAATTTGCTGTCAGGTCATGTGTTGCAGCAGTGAAGTGGCAGGTTAGTAAACCTGTTTGTATATTATCAAATTACCACAATCCCAAACACGTTACAACTATTTTGAGAAGAAACAAAGATGGAAGCAGAAGTTAA